The sequence AATTATCGCCAGATTAAATTTTGGGACAATCGAGAACGAATTAAGTTTGCAGAACCGTCTTTAAGTAATAAAACTGTTGGCAAAAAACCAGAGAAGTTTCTCATTTTAGGTTGGAATGAACAAGCGGAAACCATTATTCAGAAACTGGATGCTTATGTTTGTTTTGGATCAGTGGCAACAGTGATTGCAGAAGACAACACGATCGCGCAAGAAACGAATCCCAAGTTACAACACTTAGAACATTTAAGCGTTTTGTTTCAAACAGGAGATATTACCGATCGCCAACTTTTAAATCGTCTCCCGTTACAAGTCATTGATCATATTATTCTCCTCGCTTATTCTGATAATTTAGATGCAGAAGAAGCAGACGGAATCACCTTAACCTCTCTTCTTCATCTACGACAAATTGCCAAAGAAGGGGGTTATCATTTTTCGATTACCAGTGAGATGATGGATAGTCGGAATCAACAGTTAGCAACGATCGCGCAGGTAGATGATTTTATTGTCAGCGATCGCCTCACCAGTTTAATGATTTCTCAAATTGCAGAAAATCCTTTATGTAGTGATGTGATTAACGAATTATTAGAACCCAACGGCTGTGAAATTTACTTAAAACCGATTTCTAATTATATTCAACTCCATGAACCCGTTTCGTTTTACACTTTAATGAAAGCAGCCCAGAAAAAGCGAGAAATTGCGATTGGTTATCGCTGTTCTCATGCGGGAACAAAAGAATTTCAAGGCTATGGCATTGTTTTAAATCCACCAAAATTAAAAAAAATTCGATTTAGTGAGCGCGATCGATTAATTGTGATTGGTGAAGATTTTTAATCAAGAGAAATTAAAAATTCCTTTCTTTTCCTAAAGTCTAGAATTATCAAAAACCAAGCTGGATATTGATTTATGATGGCCATAAGAGTTGAGGGAGTTCCCTGATTTGTTGCCATACCTCTTCGGGCATAATTGTAAAAAATATTCTTAAAATCACTAAGATCATTAAAATTTGGAAAGCTGTGTTGAAGCCAATGACAACCATTTTCAAGGCTGCTTTCACCGCGAGCCAAATGATGATCAATGCAGCAATGATCAAAATCCATTCCATATTCATAAAAGTTATTTTTGCTGATTGCTTACTGGTTACTAATTCTGATCTAGACATTAAGAAATGGGAAAATGTTGATCCCAATCGACCTTTCACGCCACAATAAAGAGGTAAACATATATTAAGAACATTAGATCATCAGTCATGGCGTTAGACTCATTAACCCAGACTTCAGGAAGTGCTTCCCAAAACTTAGACTACGATGTGGTCATTGTCGGAGGTAACATTACAGGCTTAACTTTAGCGCTGACGTTACAACAGAGTAACTTACGCATCGCGATCGCAGAAGCCACCCCCTTAGAAGTCGCAGCCAGTCGCGATCGCGCTTATGCGATTTCTGTTCTTTCTGGGCGTATTTTTAACGGTTTAGGGGTTTGGGATGATATCTTGCCGAAAATTGGTAAATTTCGCCATATTCGTCTCAGTGATGGTGATTTTCCCCATGTGGTTGGTTTTGAAACCGAAGATATTAACAGCGAGTATGTGGGGTATGCTGCGGAACATCATATCCTTCATCACGGGTTACACCAGCGACTCAAAGATAGTAAAAATCTCGACTGGTTTTGTCCCGCTAAGGTGGAAACCATAACTTACCATGATTATGGGGTTAATATTACCCTAGATCAAGAAGGGACACGAGAAACCATTACCACTGGTTTAATTGTCGGTGCAGATGGAGCGCGATCGCGCGTCCGAGAAAGTGCTAACATCAAGACGATGGGCTGGAAATATTGGCAATCTTGTGTAACCACTGTTTTTCGCCACAGCACACAGCCCAATGATACC comes from Halothece sp. PCC 7418 and encodes:
- a CDS encoding FAD-dependent hydroxylase, which translates into the protein MALDSLTQTSGSASQNLDYDVVIVGGNITGLTLALTLQQSNLRIAIAEATPLEVAASRDRAYAISVLSGRIFNGLGVWDDILPKIGKFRHIRLSDGDFPHVVGFETEDINSEYVGYAAEHHILHHGLHQRLKDSKNLDWFCPAKVETITYHDYGVNITLDQEGTRETITTGLIVGADGARSRVRESANIKTMGWKYWQSCVTTVFRHSTQPNDTAFERFWHTGPMGILPLPGNRCQVVWTAPHAEAQRLKEMDEKQFVEKLTQRTGGLLEDIELLKDRLVFPVQLMQSNHYVLPHLALVGDAAHRCHPVGGQGLNLGIRDAAVLGEILQQAPPEEMGEIKVLKRYEKWRKTENLAILGVTDLLDRSFSNQFLPMVLSRRTGIWMMEKIPPLKQFALEIMTGLKGKTPALATVKK